From the Bacillus sp. FJAT-22090 genome, the window AAGGATGCTGATGACTTTTTTCCCAAATAGGTTTAGCGTTCTCAAATAATCGGTCACTAAATTTCTTTGTAGATATCATAAAATTTCCCTCCGGTAATAATTATTTTTTTGTATTACACCATCGATAAATAAATAATAAGAGTGTTTTTGTAAATGTTAGTAACTCCTCTACATTTAATTTTTCATCTACAGAATGCGCTTCTTCCAATTTACCTGGTCCATATATAACAGTGGGAATACCTGCTTCACCTAACCATCCTGCATCCGTCACAGATTTAGACATTCCAATTTCGACCGGCACTTTCTCTATCTCTTCATGGCATTGCCCAAGCAATTGAACTGCTGAATGTTCAGCGTTCATTTTTAATGCGGGAAATATTTCGCCACGTTCTTCTATCATCGATTTGCCACCCCAACGGTATTGTAGTGGGTTATCTCGTAACCAAGGATCCGCCATTGCGACATTATTTAAATGCTCTTCTATTTCTTGTACTACTGATTGATACGTTTCATTTGGATAAAAATGAACGGTGATCCATAGTCGACATTCATCGGCCACAAAAGCAGCGTGTCTCCCTCCCTCAATAACCGCGGGATTAATGGTAGTGGTTCCAGGTGAAAACCCTGGATATTCTTTCGTTACTGCCCAATGACGTTCAAGCTCCTGAAGACCAACAACTACTTTCATCATTTTTTCAATTGCGCTAGCACCCTTAACTAGACCTCCTGCATGAAGCATTTTCATCCTCATCGCATCATGGAAAACCTCTTTGCTTTTTATTGTTATCCATCCAGTTATTACGCCACCTTGTCCATGGATTTGACGATTGCTTCCATCTACTACTAGTGCAAAATCGGCTGTATAGCCCTTTTCAACACACGAAAGAGTACCAGCCTCTCCTGCTTCTTCCCCAATAACAGATTGTATTTGTAAGCTCCCTTTTAGATTAATATCCATCTCTTTTAATAGTTTAGTGACAAATAATGTTGCAGCTATCGCACCCTTCATGTCCGAAGTTCCCCTGCCATAAACATTTCCGTCTTTATTTGTCAGATTAAATACTGGCACCGTCCACTCACTAATATCACCCACTTCTGCAACATCAATATGACCGTTAATAATTAAGCTATTAAAATTTTGGTCATCGCTTCCTTTTTTGGTGGCTACTACATTAGGATCGTTCGGATAAACCTCCCAGCTATCAGTCTGGAATCCTTGTTCCTCTAAAAAGCGAGCAATATACATTTGTGCATCCACCGTATTTCTCGCTGGCGGACTAACGGTCTGAAAACCAATTAAATCCGCAAGTATTTGTAAAAGCTGCTCTTTCTGTTCATCTACTACTTTAGAAATTTGTAGTTCCAGTATTTGTGTCATCCTTCTTCCCTCCATCAATTATTTTTGGTAACAAAAAACCGCTCTCCATAAACGGAAAGCGGCTGTTTTCTACATAATTAACCAAACATACGACAGTAGGGGTCCCAGCTGCTTCCCTCCGCTAGTATTAACTAGATCAGGTTCAAAGGGTTTACATCAACGATGTGTCTCAGCCTAACAAAGGCTCCCCTAGCAGTCATTTATTTAGTTATTAATTGCATTTAAATCTTACCATAGGACTTAAAAATTACAAGATTGTTTTCTTAAACTTAATCAAAAGGAAAAGCATATGCGGTATTCCCCATACGCCCAGCCGTTGTTTCAGCCTGTGACAAAGAATTTAATATTGCCTCTTCTGTAACTTCCGCTGCACCTTGAAAAAGACTATTTATTATAGGTTGATCATCTCTCAATTGCTCTCTTGTTTCCATATTTTCTGATGAAGAATGAGGAATCTTATGTGCGGTAGAAAAAGCAATAACAATATCCCCGCTTCCATTACTAAAATGACTACCTGTTCTACCAAGCCCGATACCACATCTTTTCGCCAATCGCTTTAACTGTCTACTACTCAGCGGAGCATCTGTAGCCAGAACAATCATAATCGATCCATCAGCTGGTTTAAGAAAATCGGTAATTTCTTTCTGTTTTACAACTTTATAGTTGTCACTTTGAAAATCATCCTTACTCCCAAAATTACTTAGAACGATACAACCAAGTGTATAGGTTAAGTAGCTATGTTCTTCTTTTACAAGTCGAGAAGAAGAACCTATTCCACCTTTATAGCCAAAGCATATCATTCCTTTTCCTGCCCCAACCGCACCTTCTAGAGAGACATTTGATGAAGCTTTTTTAATACACTCTACTGCGTGCTTCGGCTGAATCGGTAATTTGCGAATGGAGTTTAATCTACTATCATTGCACTCCCCCACTACTATATTAATCGTTCCTGTAGTGTCCCCTATTTCCGGATTACCCTCTAGCATATGTTCCAATGTTCCTTGGGTTACTGCTGGTACAGCAAACGTATTGGTTAACATAATAGGTGATTCAATAAGTCCTAATTCATCTACTTGTACAAGACCTGTTGTTTTTCCAAATCCATTTAATACATAACTAGCTCCTACCACTTTTTGTTTAAATAAATTTTTTTCGTGCGGCAGTATTGCTGTCACTCCAGTGCAAGCATGCTCCCCTTCACCTAAAGGAATATCAAGTGTTACATGACCCACTTTTACACCTTTAACATCTGTAATACAATTTTTTTCTCCTACTGGAAGACGACCAATTACAATTCCTCTTTCTCTTATTTTCATTGGAATACCCTTTCTTTTGATAAGTCCTTCCATCTGTTCTTATATGCTTTTTCAATAAAACCACTCTGATCTGCATAAGCACGAATGACATCTTTTATTTCTTCAGGTAGATATTTTTCGTTTCGATTGTTTGCAAGACAAAGATATCCAGAACCTCTTTGTAAATAATCCGAGCTAGCCACTGTGTACCACGCTTCATCTTCCAATAGTTTGTTATTTACAAAAACTGTATCAATCTTTCCTTCTTTATATTTAATTTCAGCTCCTGCTATATGTAATCGCCCTACAAATCTCCCTCTAAAACCAGGTCCACGTCCATCCGCTAAGCAAGCTTGAACATCAAGTGATTGTTCCAAAGCCTCTTTAATATATTTCCCTTGTATTTCAAAAGAAGTTGGATTTAATGGAGACGGGCATACTTCGATCAGTTTTTTATTTGTCATTTTATGGAATATTCCAGCGTTACAAATACCACTATTGATTAAACCAATGTCACAATGTAGCATATCCTTTAGCCCATCTGCTATTAAATTAGTTAAAGGGTTTTCTTCCACAACATCATGCCATAAAGCTTTTTCTAATGGATAAAGAGGCTGACTCAATACTTGAATTGCTTTTTCTTTATTCAATTTTAATATAGAAAGCACTCCTTCATTCTTTTTCACATCTATTGAAGAAATGGTAGCAGAGTGAAGTAGTGTCACCTTACCTTCATTGATTTCTAGTTCTAGTATTCCTAAATGTTCCCCATAGTTCCCAGCACTGTTCATAATAATATTGTTTATAACTTTAGCTTGAGGGAAAAGTTTATGGTCATGGGCGGAAATAATAATATCAATTTCCGGTATTTCCAATGCAAGTGGTTCATCCGCAAATGTGCCAATATGACTTAGGAGAATACAAATATCAAATTTTCCTTCATAGCTTTTTATCTCATTATGTATCGCTTCTTTATATTCGGTCATGTAAATACCAAGACCATCATTAAATTCTCCCATATTAGGAGAAGACCCAGTTAATAGAATTCGTACACCACTTTTCTCTATGATGATACTTTTATAAACACCATTTATAATACTTTTATCTTTTTTAAATAAATTATTGCTTATAAAAGGGAATGAACTATTACTCGCCATATACTCAAGTGTATCCACCCCATTAAACATTTCGTTATTACCTATCGTAAGCGCATCGTAGCCTACTGCTTCTAATAATTCAATAGCAGCTAATCCTCTTGTGCCTTGCAACTCGATACTTTTAAAGTCGGCAAAGTCTCCAGCATCCAATAATAACGTGTTTTCATCTTTATACTCATTAATAAGCGTAACTACTTTAGCAAAATTTTCAAAGTTGCTGTGAACATCATTTGTATGTAAAATTTTTAATTTCATAGGTTCCTCCGATTTGTATGTCTGTACATATTCTACCATATTCTGATAATTCTATAAAAACGCTCTTACAAATATTTTCTTTTCAACTATGAAATTCCCTTCTTGCATGTATATAATTTTGGTAATATAGGATAAAAGCTATTAGGGGGCTTAAAATGGAAAACAATAAACTTTCAATGATGGATGCTATTTTACTTGAGACAATTCGTAATAAAGGCATTTCCAATGATGAAATACTACAAAAACTTGAGGAAAAAGAGACTCACTTATTTGATAGAAACACTGAAGTCACTTCGTTAATCTCCTTATACGAAGAAGATAAATCGAAGTTTGCTTCCATCATTCATGATGGTTATACTGTTAAGTTCGTAACAAGAAACGGCCTTATAAACCTATTGAAATTAAAGTTCAATAAAATTGCGGAGAGAGATTACCAATTACTAGAGAACGGAATAAAACAATTACAAATGGATGAACAACAGCTAGCTTCCTTAAAGCAACTTCTGTCCATTAACTGGGTTATTCAAGAAGAGACGAATGAAAGTTCCTTAAAATTTATTCATATAATTTCTGCCGCTACGATTTAAACCACTTTGCCTATAATAAATGACGCGTATGAATAAAACACAAAGTCGATTATTTGAGTACATGTATTAGACTTTGTTTGTTAAATGTACTGATTATTAATGGAGAGCATTATCTAGGAGGAGAGTACAATTTATCTTCAACACAATATTGGAAAAAAAGTTAAAGAGGCTAGATTAAGTAAGTCATTCACTCAACAGGAACTAGCTGAGAGATGTAATTTGACTAAGAGTCATATTTCAAAAATAGAAAATGGACAAGCTGCCCCTGCTGTAGCAACACTTTCAAAAATAGCTCAGGAGTTAGACACACCCTTATCATGGTTTTTAGAATCAAATCTCCACAATAAATTATCTATCGTAAAAAGTAATGAAAAAACAGTAAAGGTCGGAAATAAAGAAATAGGCTACACTTACGAAGCTCTTGCAAATCGTTCTCGTTTTAGCAAAGTAGAACCTGTAATTGTCACCGTCCTACCAGAAGCGGAATATGTAGAACCCTTTACACATATAGAAGATGAGTTTATTTATATTCTTTCTGGATCTATTAATCTTTATTATGATGGCGAATTACATTATTTAGAACAAGGAGATAGTGCTTATTTTGAAGGAAATGTGCCTCATATCTTTCTTTCAGCAGATAAAAATAGCGAGGCGAAAGTATTAACATTATTCATTCAAACGAATCCACTATAATAATCTTTTTCCCTGGAAAACACTCGTATCTTTCTTTTCGTTCCCCTGTATTCGCAAGATCCTCATTAATAATTATTTTTTGTTATCTCATAAATATTTTCAGAATAAAATTTAAATTTAGTATTTACAATTAATAATTATTAATGTACTTTTGTGTAATAGGATTCAACTAAGTTGAATCCTATTACACAAATACAAGGGGTGTATGTAATGACAAATTCAAGAGTTCCAGGTTTTTATCGTCTATCAACTAAAGAAAGATTTGATATTGTTACCAAGGGACGAGATTTAACAGAAAATCAATTAAAATATCTTTCTGGAGACCACGCTTTATCTATGGATTTAGCAGATTCAATGATTGAAAATGTTATTGGACAAATAGGAATCCCTCTAGGGATTGCAACTAACTTTAAAATTAATGGAAAAGATATGTTTATTCCTATGGCAACGGAAGAACCTTCTGTTGTAGCTGCAGCTAGCAATGCAGCAAAAGCTGCTTATGATCATGGAGGTTTTTTCACATCCATGAGCGGAACAATTATGCGTGGACAAATTCAAGTATTACATGTTGCGGATCCCTATGCTGCAAGAGCAAAGATTTTTGAGCATAAAGAGGAAATTTTAAATTATTGTAACGAAAAAGATCCTACCTTAGTCTCTTTTGGTGGAGGAGCTAAAGATTTAGAAGTCCATATTGTTCCAACTACTTCTCAAATAATGTTAGTCATTCATCTAATTGTTGATACGAAAGATGCGATGGGCGCGAATGCGGTTAACACTATGGCAGAGGCAGTTTCACCGACTATCGAAACAATTACAGGTGGTAAAGTGGTACTTAGAATAATTTCGAATTTGGCAGATCGCCGGTTAGTTCGTGCTAGAGCTGTATTCTCTACTGAGGCACTTGGTGGTAAGGAAATCGTCGAAAACATTGTAAGCGCTTTCGAATTTGCAGACTTTGACCCATATCGTGCAGCTACCCATAACAAAGGAATAATGAATGGTATATCAGCAGTGGTTTTAGCAACAGGAAATGATACTCGAGCAGTAGAAGCAGGCGCACATGCATATGCATCTATATCAGGTCACTATAAATCGCTAACTAAATGGGAAATAAATGCCGATGGCAATTTATCTGGATCAATTGAACTTCCTATGGCAGTTGGTATTGTAGGAGGAGCTACGAAAACACATCCGGTAGCACAGGCTGCCCTAAAAATTATGGATGTAAATTCAGCTGAAGAACTTGCAGGCAGCATAGCCGCTGCAGGTTTGGCACAAAATGCTGCTGCTTTACGTGCCTTATCTGCTGAAGGTATTCAAAGAGGTCATATGTCTCTACATGCTAGA encodes:
- a CDS encoding bifunctional metallophosphatase/5'-nucleotidase gives rise to the protein MKLKILHTNDVHSNFENFAKVVTLINEYKDENTLLLDAGDFADFKSIELQGTRGLAAIELLEAVGYDALTIGNNEMFNGVDTLEYMASNSSFPFISNNLFKKDKSIINGVYKSIIIEKSGVRILLTGSSPNMGEFNDGLGIYMTEYKEAIHNEIKSYEGKFDICILLSHIGTFADEPLALEIPEIDIIISAHDHKLFPQAKVINNIIMNSAGNYGEHLGILELEINEGKVTLLHSATISSIDVKKNEGVLSILKLNKEKAIQVLSQPLYPLEKALWHDVVEENPLTNLIADGLKDMLHCDIGLINSGICNAGIFHKMTNKKLIEVCPSPLNPTSFEIQGKYIKEALEQSLDVQACLADGRGPGFRGRFVGRLHIAGAEIKYKEGKIDTVFVNNKLLEDEAWYTVASSDYLQRGSGYLCLANNRNEKYLPEEIKDVIRAYADQSGFIEKAYKNRWKDLSKERVFQ
- a CDS encoding helix-turn-helix domain-containing protein, translating into MGKKVKEARLSKSFTQQELAERCNLTKSHISKIENGQAAPAVATLSKIAQELDTPLSWFLESNLHNKLSIVKSNEKTVKVGNKEIGYTYEALANRSRFSKVEPVIVTVLPEAEYVEPFTHIEDEFIYILSGSINLYYDGELHYLEQGDSAYFEGNVPHIFLSADKNSEAKVLTLFIQTNPL
- a CDS encoding P1 family peptidase → MKIRERGIVIGRLPVGEKNCITDVKGVKVGHVTLDIPLGEGEHACTGVTAILPHEKNLFKQKVVGASYVLNGFGKTTGLVQVDELGLIESPIMLTNTFAVPAVTQGTLEHMLEGNPEIGDTTGTINIVVGECNDSRLNSIRKLPIQPKHAVECIKKASSNVSLEGAVGAGKGMICFGYKGGIGSSSRLVKEEHSYLTYTLGCIVLSNFGSKDDFQSDNYKVVKQKEITDFLKPADGSIMIVLATDAPLSSRQLKRLAKRCGIGLGRTGSHFSNGSGDIVIAFSTAHKIPHSSSENMETREQLRDDQPIINSLFQGAAEVTEEAILNSLSQAETTAGRMGNTAYAFPFD
- a CDS encoding hydroxymethylglutaryl-CoA reductase, degradative, which produces MTNSRVPGFYRLSTKERFDIVTKGRDLTENQLKYLSGDHALSMDLADSMIENVIGQIGIPLGIATNFKINGKDMFIPMATEEPSVVAAASNAAKAAYDHGGFFTSMSGTIMRGQIQVLHVADPYAARAKIFEHKEEILNYCNEKDPTLVSFGGGAKDLEVHIVPTTSQIMLVIHLIVDTKDAMGANAVNTMAEAVSPTIETITGGKVVLRIISNLADRRLVRARAVFSTEALGGKEIVENIVSAFEFADFDPYRAATHNKGIMNGISAVVLATGNDTRAVEAGAHAYASISGHYKSLTKWEINADGNLSGSIELPMAVGIVGGATKTHPVAQAALKIMDVNSAEELAGSIAAAGLAQNAAALRALSAEGIQRGHMSLHARNLAVMAGADKSDIDRIVAQAIKEKDLRYDRILEITKAIQRGEQDVK
- a CDS encoding acetylornithine deacetylase, with product MTQILELQISKVVDEQKEQLLQILADLIGFQTVSPPARNTVDAQMYIARFLEEQGFQTDSWEVYPNDPNVVATKKGSDDQNFNSLIINGHIDVAEVGDISEWTVPVFNLTNKDGNVYGRGTSDMKGAIAATLFVTKLLKEMDINLKGSLQIQSVIGEEAGEAGTLSCVEKGYTADFALVVDGSNRQIHGQGGVITGWITIKSKEVFHDAMRMKMLHAGGLVKGASAIEKMMKVVVGLQELERHWAVTKEYPGFSPGTTTINPAVIEGGRHAAFVADECRLWITVHFYPNETYQSVVQEIEEHLNNVAMADPWLRDNPLQYRWGGKSMIEERGEIFPALKMNAEHSAVQLLGQCHEEIEKVPVEIGMSKSVTDAGWLGEAGIPTVIYGPGKLEEAHSVDEKLNVEELLTFTKTLLLFIYRWCNTKK